Proteins encoded in a region of the Podarcis muralis chromosome 4, rPodMur119.hap1.1, whole genome shotgun sequence genome:
- the LOC114595290 gene encoding mid1-interacting protein 1-B-like, whose protein sequence is MERYVSAVRKMEQTVMFPSLLLGVSLEDQAETFETNLSNGDSSERDLYEDYTLLKAIKGRAEGGLAPLDFQNPSLKEEESKEKADLEDLFHYHVSGLHRVLTQLTRRANAVTSKYNEIMGQINQNEISLRW, encoded by the coding sequence ATGGAAAGATACGTCTCTGCCGTCCGCAAGATGGAGCAAACGGTGATGTTTCCCAGCCTCCTCCTTGGAGTCTCCTTGGAAGACCAGGCTGAAACATTTGAGACCAACTTGAGCAATGGAGACTCCAGCGAGAGAGACCTGTATGAAGACTACACTCTGCTAAAAGCCATCAAGGGGAGGGCGGAGGGTGGCTTAGCACCTCTTGACTTCCAGAATCCCAGCCTCAAGGAAGAGGAGAGCAAAGAGAAGGCTGATCTGGAAGATCTCTTCCATTACCACGTGTCCGGCTTGCACCGCGTCCTCACCCAGCTGACGAGGAGGGCCAACGCCGTGACTTCTAAATATAATGAAATCATGGGGCAGATCAACCAGAACGAAATCTCTCTCCGCTGGTGA
- the LOC114595289 gene encoding mid1-interacting protein 1-B-like, whose protein sequence is MERYVSAVRKMEQTVMFPSLLLGVSLEDQAETFETNSSNGDSSERDLYEDYTLLKAIKGRAEGGLAPLDFQNPSLKEEESKEKADLEDLFHYHVSGLHRVLTQLTRRANAVTSKYNEIMGQINQNEISLRW, encoded by the coding sequence ATGGAAAGATACGTCTCTGCCGTCCGCAAGATGGAGCAAACGGTGATGTTTCCCAGCCTCCTCCTTGGAGTCTCCTTGGAAGACCAGGCTGAAACATTTGAGACCAACTCGAGCAACGGAGACTCCAGCGAGAGAGACCTGTATGAAGATTACACTCTGCTAAAAGCCATCAAGGGGAGGGCAGAGGGTGGCTTAGCACCTCTTGACTTCCAGAATCCCAGCCTCAAGGAAGAGGAGAGCAAAGAGAAGGCTGATCTGGAAGATCTCTTCCATTACCACGTGTCTGGCTTGCACCGCGTCCTCACCCAGCTGACAAGGAGGGCCAACGCCGTGACTTCGAAATATAATGAAATCATGGGGCAGATCAACCAGAACGAAATCTCTCTCCGCTGGTGA